GGAACGGACACAAAAGAACCAAAAGGGTATCAAATCCGACGAGACGCTGTTCGCTCTCGTCGAAACCCTCCGGGAATTAGACGGGGCTGGGGTGACGGAACTGGCCGACCGACTGGACATCGCAAAGAGCACGGTCCACGGGCACTTGACGAGCATGCGGGAGCACGGATACGTGGTGAAACGAGGGACTGAGTACCATCTCGGCCTGTCGTTTTTCCACTACGGACAGTACGTTAGAGGGCAACTGGGCATCTTCCGCTCGGGGATGCAGGCAGTGGACGAACTGGAGAAGGCCACCGGCGAGATGGCGTGGCTCATCACCCACGAGAACGGCAAAGCGATGTACATCTACGGACGCGGTGGCCAGAACGACATCGACATCAACACCATCCTCGGGACGTGGGCGTACATGCACTGTAACTCCGGTGGGAAGGCTATCTTGGCGCATCTCCCCGAAGAGGAGATTCACCGTATCGTCGACGAGCACGGCCTCCCGGCCCGGACCGAGAACACCATCACGACCCGCGAAGCGCTGTTCGACGAACTGGAACAGATTCGAGAACAGGGGTACGCGCTCAACCGGAGCGAGGACCTCAAAGGCGTCCACGCCATCGGTATCCCGCTGATGTTCGAACAGGAGATTCAGGGAGCTCTGAGCATCGCGGGTCCCGCACACCGACTCTCACAGGAGCGCTGTGAGGGCGAGGTGCTCGACCAGTTGCGAGCCGCCACTGACGAGATAGAGTTGAATCTGGCCTACCGCTGACGGCGTGAATCGGTGGGGCAGTACTGTCCACCCCACGCAGTCTCCGTCACAGAGCCCAACGAACAGTGAGCCGACGAACACGTAGCTAAGCGCCATCTGCACCCTGACCGCCCAACGAGGTGCGGCGACCACCGTCACCCCCGCGCACCCGAGGGCGGCGGCGACTGCGACGGCCGCCACGCGGGTGACGACGCCGCCGATGACGAGGCCGAGGACGACGAGCGCTGTCAGGGTGAACCAACCGACTGCGACCCGCGTGGCCCCATCGGAACCGAGGATGACGGGAAGGGTCCGTTTCCCGACGGTCCGGTCGAAGTCCGCGTCGAGACGGTCGATACCGACCTTGATACCGGCCAGCAACAGGGCGACGTTCGCGGCGACTGCGACAACGCCCGTCGTCACCACACCGGTCTGTGCGGCGAACCCGCCGACCAGCGTGAGTCCAATACCGACGGGGTAGTCGAGTGTGACGGGAACCGGGTGGGTGTCTAGGTACGGAGCGTGCAACAGCGCCAGCACCAGCAACGCGAGGACCGACGCCGCTGCGAGTAGGCCACTCGTCGCCGCCAATAGGGACGCAAAACCAAGCGTCACGGCGATTGCTGCTGCCGTGGCCCAGCGGTAGGTCGCCTCCGACAGACGCGGGACCTCCTCACCCCGGCGATGCCCGTCGACGAGGCCGTCTCGGAGGTGGGCGACGAACAAGGCCCCGCCGACGGCCG
This window of the Haloarcula marina genome carries:
- a CDS encoding IclR family transcriptional regulator, whose product is MERTQKNQKGIKSDETLFALVETLRELDGAGVTELADRLDIAKSTVHGHLTSMREHGYVVKRGTEYHLGLSFFHYGQYVRGQLGIFRSGMQAVDELEKATGEMAWLITHENGKAMYIYGRGGQNDIDINTILGTWAYMHCNSGGKAILAHLPEEEIHRIVDEHGLPARTENTITTREALFDELEQIREQGYALNRSEDLKGVHAIGIPLMFEQEIQGALSIAGPAHRLSQERCEGEVLDQLRAATDEIELNLAYR
- a CDS encoding ubiquinone biosynthesis protein UbiA; the protein is MERRVVGLAAHVRPVFMLPVLATSVCGALLAPSLSAGLAAQHAAAVGGALFVAHLRDGLVDGHRRGEEVPRLSEATYRWATAAAIAVTLGFASLLAATSGLLAAASVLALLVLALLHAPYLDTHPVPVTLDYPVGIGLTLVGGFAAQTGVVTTGVVAVAANVALLLAGIKVGIDRLDADFDRTVGKRTLPVILGSDGATRVAVGWFTLTALVVLGLVIGGVVTRVAAVAVAAALGCAGVTVVAAPRWAVRVQMALSYVFVGSLFVGLCDGDCVGWTVLPHRFTPSAVGQIQLYLVSGGSQLVEHLALTALL